One Tunturibacter gelidoferens genomic region harbors:
- the rsfS gene encoding ribosome silencing factor gives MPSIESNQLLLAAAAACEDKKAEDIRILALDPAESGLTDYFLICNGTNDRQNVAITDEIELRLKREFGVYPNSVEGRRQAEWILMDYVDFIVHVFSAEKRAFYGLERLRKSATTISVADLHAEVKASLTTRRLKKTPAPTAPKKIAVAKKSSAVVKKVAAKKTTKKTVSAAKSSKVTATKTGRKPSTKK, from the coding sequence ATGCCCTCAATTGAAAGCAATCAGCTGCTGCTCGCTGCGGCTGCGGCCTGCGAAGACAAGAAAGCTGAAGATATCCGCATCCTCGCGCTGGATCCGGCCGAGAGCGGCCTGACCGATTACTTCCTGATCTGTAACGGAACCAACGACCGGCAGAATGTGGCCATCACGGACGAGATCGAGCTTCGCCTGAAGCGCGAGTTTGGGGTTTATCCCAACTCTGTCGAAGGACGCCGCCAGGCCGAATGGATTTTGATGGACTATGTCGATTTCATCGTCCATGTTTTCTCGGCCGAGAAACGTGCGTTTTACGGATTGGAGCGACTGCGAAAGTCTGCGACTACGATCAGCGTGGCCGATCTCCATGCTGAAGTCAAAGCATCGCTCACGACGAGGCGCTTAAAGAAGACGCCCGCGCCCACGGCTCCGAAGAAGATCGCAGTCGCCAAGAAATCCAGCGCGGTCGTAAAGAAGGTTGCGGCGAAGAAGACAACGAAGAAGACTGTTTCCGCAGCCAAGAGCAGTAAGGTGACCGCGACTAAAACAGGCAGAAAGCCATCTACGAAGAAGTAA
- a CDS encoding 23S rRNA (pseudouridine(1915)-N(3))-methyltransferase RlmH, giving the protein MKLILAAVLARQFRSKSEAGDRLIDEYMKRTARYATCTSELFDSEAGLLTWLDRQAGRTPAYALLLDSRGQQYSSEEFAGQIGRLRDEGTQRLVLAIGPADGWSPAARQRADLLLSLGRMTLPHQLARVVLAEQVYRAFTILAGHPYHSGH; this is encoded by the coding sequence ATGAAGCTGATTCTTGCAGCTGTGCTCGCCCGCCAGTTTCGGTCTAAATCGGAGGCTGGTGATCGACTGATCGATGAGTACATGAAGCGCACGGCTCGCTACGCCACTTGTACCTCTGAACTGTTTGATTCGGAGGCGGGGTTGCTGACATGGCTGGATCGACAGGCGGGGAGGACGCCGGCTTATGCGCTTCTGCTTGATAGTCGCGGACAGCAGTATAGCTCTGAGGAGTTTGCTGGTCAGATTGGGCGGCTTCGCGATGAGGGGACCCAGCGGCTGGTGCTTGCGATTGGTCCGGCGGACGGCTGGTCGCCGGCGGCACGGCAGCGGGCAGATCTACTTCTTTCTTTGGGACGCATGACGCTGCCTCACCAACTGGCGCGGGTCGTGCTTGCTGAGCAGGTGTACCGCGCCTTTACCATCCTGGCCGGCCACCCCTATCACTCAGGTCACTGA
- the accD gene encoding acetyl-CoA carboxylase, carboxyltransferase subunit beta has protein sequence MSWFKREDNEIVNDSEKTVRTEGLWIRCPDCGKILFKAELEANQHVCWHCGHHFRVDARTRIENLLEPGYELVDLELRSTDPLNFTDLKPYKRRLAEAQTKTGLNDAIVNAIGQLGPHSVVLSVMEYAFIGGSMGAVVGETIARAVDRSLATRHPLIIVAASGGARMMEGIASLMQLAKISAGLARLDDAKIPYISVMTDPTTGGVTASFAMLGDLNIAEPGALIGFAGPRVIEQTIRQKLPEGFQRSEFLLEHGFLDAIVSRKEMKEYLSQTLSWMGA, from the coding sequence ATGAGTTGGTTCAAGCGCGAAGATAACGAGATCGTCAATGACTCGGAGAAGACGGTTCGGACCGAGGGACTGTGGATCCGTTGCCCCGACTGCGGCAAGATTCTATTCAAGGCCGAGCTTGAAGCGAACCAGCACGTCTGTTGGCATTGCGGTCATCACTTCCGCGTTGATGCTCGTACGCGCATTGAGAACTTGCTGGAGCCGGGGTATGAGCTTGTCGACCTGGAACTTCGCTCGACCGATCCGTTGAACTTTACCGATCTGAAGCCCTACAAGCGGCGGCTTGCGGAGGCACAGACGAAGACGGGCCTGAACGACGCAATCGTCAACGCAATTGGGCAGCTTGGGCCGCACAGCGTTGTCCTGAGCGTAATGGAGTACGCCTTTATCGGCGGGAGCATGGGCGCAGTTGTTGGGGAGACGATTGCGCGTGCGGTCGACCGCTCGCTGGCTACACGACATCCGCTAATCATCGTTGCGGCCTCGGGTGGCGCGCGCATGATGGAGGGCATCGCTTCGCTGATGCAGCTGGCGAAGATCTCTGCGGGCCTGGCGCGCCTGGATGACGCGAAGATTCCTTATATCTCCGTGATGACGGATCCGACTACGGGTGGCGTCACTGCAAGCTTTGCTATGCTTGGCGACCTGAATATTGCAGAGCCGGGGGCGTTGATTGGCTTCGCGGGTCCGCGCGTGATTGAGCAGACGATTCGGCAGAAGCTGCCGGAGGGCTTTCAAAGATCAGAGTTCTTGCTTGAGCATGGGTTTCTTGATGCGATTGTCTCGCGCAAAGAGATGAAAGAGTATCTTTCGCAGACCCTAAGCTGGATGGGCGCTTAG
- a CDS encoding class I SAM-dependent methyltransferase, which produces MQSASPSRTALRVALRRAAHQLYDAKPLVFEDPVAVPILGDSYAEELRRTPTRNPDRKDRPFSVALRAFLVARSRYAEDTLAQAVSQGVSQYVVLGAGLDTFAHRNPYPQLRVFEVDHPATQQWKRELLESTALTAPENLTYVSVNFEEQTLLDQLEAGGFNAKVPAVFAWLGVVPYLTLEAFRATVGFLTSQAAGSALVLDYGQPRSALPFFEQLAHDSLASRVQQAGEPFKLFFTPAEIAIELSTFRALEDLGSAEINARYFADRADSLKVLGSAGRLLRAWL; this is translated from the coding sequence ATGCAATCGGCGAGTCCATCACGCACAGCGCTTCGCGTAGCACTACGCCGTGCGGCGCACCAACTCTACGACGCAAAGCCTCTCGTCTTCGAAGACCCTGTTGCAGTCCCCATCCTCGGCGACTCCTACGCGGAGGAATTACGCCGGACTCCAACTCGCAATCCAGATCGAAAGGATCGGCCGTTCTCTGTTGCTCTGCGCGCTTTCCTGGTTGCACGTAGTCGCTACGCCGAAGACACTCTTGCTCAAGCTGTCTCTCAGGGAGTCAGCCAGTATGTTGTGCTGGGGGCGGGCCTCGATACGTTTGCCCATCGCAATCCCTATCCGCAACTTCGCGTCTTCGAGGTGGATCACCCGGCGACGCAACAGTGGAAGCGCGAGCTTCTTGAGAGCACTGCGCTAACTGCGCCAGAAAACCTTACTTATGTGTCGGTGAACTTTGAGGAGCAGACTCTGCTCGATCAGCTGGAGGCGGGCGGGTTCAACGCGAAGGTGCCGGCGGTGTTCGCGTGGCTTGGCGTGGTCCCGTACCTTACGCTTGAGGCCTTCCGCGCTACGGTGGGGTTCCTTACATCGCAGGCTGCCGGCAGTGCGCTCGTTCTGGACTACGGGCAGCCTCGGTCGGCGCTTCCGTTCTTTGAGCAGTTGGCCCATGATTCTCTTGCTTCGCGGGTGCAACAGGCCGGAGAGCCGTTCAAGCTCTTCTTCACTCCAGCTGAGATCGCTATAGAACTCAGCACTTTTCGCGCTCTTGAAGATCTTGGGTCGGCTGAGATCAATGCCCGCTACTTCGCTGATCGGGCCGACTCGCTGAAAGTCCTTGGGAGTGCCGGGCGGTTGCTTCGTGCATGGCTGTGA
- a CDS encoding DNA-3-methyladenine glycosylase I, which produces MTKTKNAVHRCAWADNDPLMQDYHDEEWGVPERDGRALWEALMLDGFQAGLSWLTILRKREAFRKAFRNFDPKKVARMGEGDIERLLQNEGIIRSRAKIEATINGARIYMAMADAGEDFSAYVWKMAGGNPIQNSGPVPAKTELSEEISAALKKRGFKFVGPVIVYAWMQAVGIVNDHSPDCFRRKTV; this is translated from the coding sequence ATGACGAAGACGAAGAACGCTGTTCACCGCTGCGCATGGGCCGACAACGATCCATTGATGCAGGACTATCACGACGAAGAGTGGGGCGTGCCGGAGCGCGACGGTCGCGCGCTTTGGGAGGCGTTGATGCTCGACGGCTTTCAGGCTGGACTGTCCTGGCTCACCATCTTGCGGAAGCGCGAGGCTTTTCGTAAAGCCTTCCGTAACTTCGATCCGAAGAAGGTGGCACGGATGGGGGAAGGTGACATAGAGCGCCTGCTACAGAATGAAGGCATCATCCGCTCGCGCGCCAAGATCGAAGCGACCATCAATGGGGCGCGGATTTATATGGCAATGGCGGATGCGGGAGAAGACTTTTCGGCTTACGTATGGAAGATGGCTGGTGGTAACCCTATTCAAAATAGCGGGCCGGTTCCGGCGAAGACTGAGTTGTCGGAGGAGATCTCTGCAGCGCTGAAGAAGCGTGGCTTCAAGTTTGTCGGACCCGTCATCGTGTATGCGTGGATGCAGGCCGTTGGCATCGTGAATGACCATAGCCCTGATTGCTTTCGGCGTAAGACCGTCTGA
- a CDS encoding DUF302 domain-containing protein has product MMTDQQTREGIKTCTSRYSVDETVSRLEALLKEKGVKLFAAVDHSGEAAAAGLEMSPTKLLIFGSPKAGTPVMLAAPSAALDLPLKILVAEGADGKVLLSWNDPAWLEQRHGFPAELTANLAAAGMFATKAAQ; this is encoded by the coding sequence ATGATGACTGACCAGCAGACCCGCGAAGGAATAAAAACCTGCACCAGCCGCTACTCCGTCGACGAAACTGTCTCCCGGCTGGAGGCTCTCCTCAAAGAGAAGGGTGTCAAGCTGTTTGCAGCCGTAGACCATTCCGGCGAAGCGGCCGCAGCGGGCCTGGAGATGAGCCCTACAAAGCTGTTGATCTTCGGAAGCCCGAAGGCAGGTACTCCCGTCATGCTTGCCGCGCCCAGTGCAGCCCTCGATCTTCCACTAAAGATTCTCGTTGCTGAAGGAGCCGACGGCAAGGTGCTGCTCTCTTGGAACGATCCCGCGTGGCTGGAGCAACGACACGGCTTCCCAGCAGAGCTGACCGCGAACCTCGCCGCCGCAGGTATGTTTGCCACCAAAGCCGCCCAATAA
- a CDS encoding M20/M25/M40 family metallo-hydrolase, with amino-acid sequence MSFVRAFARWGCSAAAIASLAVPSVAADKKAKDAAAETHSYYGPQPATENIDLTMYARIREEGFKHSHVMEFGGALADGIGPRLTGSPNMAKANAWTRDTLTKIGLENAHLEDWGEFGMGWQQINTWVRMVSPDPEPLWAQAAPWSPSTNGPVTGEVVYMNVQEMGDLEKYKGTLKGKIVLLGAMRPTPDITDPLFRRYTDAELKEMETYEARGGRYTPGSPEFAKFLADRMKIAEIRKAALKMMADEGSLAVLTPSRDGGDGGGTGIIFDDNGANLARDAQKKENAVTIPNAVMMIEHYNRLGRLVENHVPVTLELNIETKFTGDHEHGFDTVAEIPGTDPKLKDQVVMVGGHLDSWISGTGATDNGAGSIVAMEAVRILKSLGIKPKRTIRIALWSGEEQGLFGSQGYVKQHFGTFAEPKVPEPASVPSFLRQHGALSTTKEWETLDAYYNLDNGTGKVRGVYTQENWAIAPIFKQWIAPLADLGVTTISYRNTGGTDHLSFDAVGLPGFQYIQDPMDYDTRTHHSDMDTYDRLHALDLEQAAVIEAIFLYNTSEREAMMPRKPFPHPELEKQMTAPIPGIYPNAAPPADGVK; translated from the coding sequence ATGTCATTCGTTCGTGCCTTTGCGCGTTGGGGCTGCAGTGCGGCCGCAATTGCGAGCCTCGCCGTTCCCTCCGTCGCCGCCGACAAGAAAGCCAAAGATGCCGCCGCCGAGACGCATTCCTACTACGGACCGCAGCCAGCGACCGAGAACATCGATCTCACGATGTATGCGCGCATCCGCGAAGAGGGCTTCAAACACTCCCACGTCATGGAGTTTGGTGGAGCACTGGCTGACGGAATCGGACCGCGTCTTACCGGCTCGCCGAATATGGCGAAGGCCAACGCCTGGACCCGCGACACCCTGACGAAGATTGGCCTCGAAAACGCGCACCTCGAAGACTGGGGCGAATTCGGGATGGGCTGGCAGCAGATCAACACCTGGGTGCGAATGGTATCGCCCGATCCCGAACCGCTGTGGGCGCAGGCTGCCCCTTGGTCTCCGTCCACCAACGGCCCAGTCACCGGCGAGGTGGTTTACATGAACGTCCAGGAGATGGGCGACCTTGAAAAGTACAAAGGCACGCTCAAAGGCAAAATCGTCCTCCTTGGCGCAATGCGTCCCACCCCCGACATCACCGACCCGCTATTCCGCCGCTATACCGACGCAGAACTCAAGGAGATGGAAACCTATGAAGCGCGCGGTGGACGCTACACCCCGGGCTCTCCGGAGTTTGCAAAGTTTCTCGCCGACCGTATGAAGATCGCCGAGATTCGCAAAGCCGCACTCAAGATGATGGCAGACGAAGGCTCGCTCGCCGTGCTGACACCGAGCCGCGATGGCGGCGACGGTGGGGGAACCGGCATCATCTTCGATGACAACGGAGCAAACCTCGCCCGTGATGCACAGAAGAAGGAAAACGCAGTCACCATCCCCAACGCCGTAATGATGATCGAGCACTACAACCGCCTGGGACGCCTGGTAGAAAACCACGTACCAGTCACGCTCGAACTCAACATCGAGACGAAGTTCACCGGCGACCACGAGCATGGCTTCGACACCGTCGCCGAGATTCCCGGCACCGATCCAAAGCTGAAGGATCAGGTAGTCATGGTCGGCGGCCATCTCGATAGCTGGATCTCGGGCACGGGCGCGACCGACAACGGTGCAGGTTCGATCGTCGCAATGGAGGCGGTTCGAATCCTGAAGTCGCTGGGCATCAAGCCAAAGCGCACCATCCGTATCGCCCTGTGGTCCGGCGAAGAGCAAGGTCTCTTCGGTTCACAGGGATACGTCAAACAGCACTTCGGAACCTTCGCTGAGCCAAAGGTTCCCGAGCCGGCAAGTGTGCCTTCCTTCCTGCGTCAGCACGGAGCTCTCTCCACAACGAAGGAGTGGGAGACCCTCGACGCCTACTACAACCTGGACAACGGGACCGGCAAAGTACGCGGCGTCTACACGCAGGAAAATTGGGCCATCGCTCCGATCTTCAAGCAGTGGATCGCGCCACTTGCCGATCTCGGCGTAACGACGATCTCCTACCGCAACACCGGAGGCACCGATCACTTGTCGTTCGATGCGGTTGGTCTACCCGGCTTCCAGTACATTCAGGATCCGATGGACTACGACACGCGAACCCATCACTCCGACATGGACACCTACGACCGTCTGCACGCGCTCGACCTCGAGCAGGCAGCTGTCATTGAGGCGATCTTCCTCTACAACACCAGCGAGCGCGAGGCCATGATGCCGCGCAAGCCCTTCCCACATCCAGAGTTGGAGAAGCAAATGACCGCGCCGATTCCCGGGATCTATCCGAACGCAGCTCCTCCCGCCGACGGAGTGAAATAA
- a CDS encoding thioredoxin family protein, with protein MQVDAALFDEIVQSSRVPVLVDFWVEWCGPCHAAAPEVARTAKDMAGHALVLKVDTDKQQQ; from the coding sequence TTGCAAGTAGACGCGGCGCTCTTCGATGAGATTGTCCAGAGCTCTCGCGTCCCCGTTCTCGTCGACTTCTGGGTGGAGTGGTGTGGGCCGTGTCACGCCGCCGCTCCCGAGGTTGCACGCACTGCAAAGGATATGGCCGGCCACGCGCTTGTGTTGAAAGTTGATACCGACAAGCAGCAGCAGTGA
- a CDS encoding helix-turn-helix domain-containing protein, whose translation MKKLSNSLKKKKHNSKATDATTVEESIRPYAIADKLRTLRLRRSMGLAQLAEHSGFSPAMLSRLENGRLVPTLPTLTRIALVFGVGLDYFFTDPRKRHVVAISRCNERKVFPSDPKSTSTSWSFESLDFRANERKLNGFLAHFRSLPEQKLTPHFHPGVELLYLIEGELEMTIGVEKFQLSAGDSVYFDSLQKHAYRSLVKTPCTAVVITTASST comes from the coding sequence ATGAAAAAGTTGTCTAACTCCTTGAAAAAAAAGAAACATAATTCAAAAGCTACCGACGCTACCACTGTGGAAGAATCGATTCGGCCTTATGCAATTGCCGACAAGCTGCGCACCTTGCGCTTGCGCCGCAGCATGGGGCTCGCGCAGCTCGCCGAACACTCCGGATTTTCACCTGCTATGTTGTCGCGCCTCGAGAATGGCCGACTGGTGCCGACTTTGCCAACACTTACGCGTATTGCCTTGGTCTTCGGCGTTGGACTCGATTATTTCTTCACTGATCCGCGGAAGCGTCACGTTGTGGCCATCTCACGGTGCAATGAGCGCAAGGTATTCCCATCCGATCCGAAATCAACTTCTACCTCGTGGTCCTTCGAAAGCCTCGACTTCCGTGCTAACGAGCGGAAGCTGAATGGCTTCCTGGCACACTTCCGTTCATTGCCTGAGCAGAAACTCACACCGCATTTTCATCCAGGTGTAGAGTTGCTGTACCTCATCGAGGGGGAACTGGAGATGACGATCGGTGTTGAAAAGTTCCAGCTCTCAGCCGGAGATTCTGTCTACTTCGATTCGCTGCAGAAACATGCCTATCGAAGTCTGGTCAAAACGCCGTGCACCGCAGTTGTGATCACTACGGCATCTTCCACGTAG
- a CDS encoding phytoene desaturase family protein, with protein sequence MSFDPRDRKRHIAIVGAGPGGLATAMLLAQRGFRVQVFEKQDVIGGRNAELRLGEYSFDLGPTFLMMKFLLDELFVEGGRRSSDYLQFHRLDPMYSLNFPDKTMLARSDPDAMKAEIEKHFPSESAGFDRFLRRESLRFEKLYPCLQQPYGTLASLISPTLLAAAPHIAAGRSLHNVLADYFRSEELRLAFTFQSKYLGMSPWDCPGLFTMIPYTEHAHGVYHVMGGLCRISQAFAEVAREEGAEIHTSTPVARVLLDGRRACGVELASGEKIYCDDVVLNADFGHAMTMLFDEKDLRRHKPSNLRKRKFSCSTFMMYLGLDREYDDVEHHTIVFANNYKKNIEDISHGRSTSEDMSIYIRNSSKTDPSSAPAGHSALYILAPVANNTSDINWKEYSRQCREYVLRILRKRTPYGDVTPHIREEMILTPEDWEKQHSVFLGATFNMAHSWDQMLYLRPHNKFEEFSNCYLVGGGTHPGSGLPTIFESARISANLICEQYEVPYPVAKPLEPALV encoded by the coding sequence ATGAGCTTTGATCCAAGAGATAGAAAAAGACACATCGCAATCGTGGGAGCCGGACCTGGCGGACTCGCCACTGCGATGCTTCTTGCGCAGCGGGGCTTCCGGGTTCAAGTCTTCGAAAAGCAGGATGTCATCGGTGGCCGCAATGCAGAACTCCGCCTTGGCGAGTATAGCTTCGATCTGGGGCCGACGTTCCTGATGATGAAGTTTTTGCTCGATGAGCTCTTTGTTGAAGGAGGCCGCCGCTCGAGCGACTACCTGCAATTCCATCGGCTCGATCCGATGTACTCGCTCAATTTCCCGGACAAGACAATGCTTGCGCGCTCTGACCCGGATGCTATGAAGGCGGAGATTGAAAAGCATTTCCCTAGCGAAAGCGCTGGCTTCGACCGCTTCCTGAGGCGCGAGAGTCTTCGGTTTGAAAAGCTCTATCCGTGTCTGCAGCAACCCTACGGAACTCTCGCCAGCCTGATCAGTCCCACGCTGCTCGCAGCCGCCCCCCATATTGCCGCAGGACGTTCGCTGCACAACGTGCTCGCCGATTATTTTCGCTCAGAAGAGCTCCGCCTCGCGTTTACGTTCCAGTCGAAATATCTCGGGATGTCACCGTGGGATTGCCCTGGTCTCTTCACCATGATTCCGTACACGGAGCACGCCCATGGCGTGTATCACGTCATGGGTGGCCTTTGCCGAATTAGCCAGGCCTTTGCAGAGGTTGCCCGTGAAGAGGGCGCTGAGATTCACACCTCTACACCGGTCGCTCGAGTTCTACTTGATGGACGACGCGCCTGCGGCGTCGAGCTTGCGAGCGGCGAAAAGATCTACTGTGACGACGTCGTACTCAACGCCGACTTCGGCCATGCCATGACCATGCTGTTCGATGAGAAGGATCTTCGTCGCCACAAGCCATCGAACCTCCGCAAGCGAAAGTTCTCATGTTCGACTTTCATGATGTACCTCGGTCTCGATCGTGAATATGACGATGTCGAGCACCACACGATCGTCTTCGCGAACAACTACAAAAAGAACATCGAAGACATTTCGCATGGTCGTTCGACCTCAGAAGACATGTCGATTTACATTCGAAACTCGAGCAAGACGGACCCGTCCAGTGCGCCCGCGGGCCACTCCGCGCTATACATCCTCGCCCCGGTGGCAAACAACACCAGCGACATCAATTGGAAGGAATATAGCCGGCAATGTCGCGAGTACGTTCTCCGCATCCTGCGCAAACGTACGCCCTACGGCGATGTCACGCCGCACATTCGTGAGGAGATGATCCTCACTCCTGAGGACTGGGAGAAGCAGCACTCCGTCTTCCTGGGTGCCACCTTCAACATGGCACACAGCTGGGATCAGATGCTCTACCTGCGCCCTCACAACAAGTTTGAAGAGTTCTCCAATTGTTACCTGGTAGGTGGAGGCACGCATCCCGGCAGCGGACTGCCCACCATCTTTGAGTCGGCACGTATCTCTGCCAATCTGATCTGCGAGCAATATGAGGTCCCATATCCCGTTGCGAAGCCGCTGGAGCCGGCACTAGTATGA
- a CDS encoding aldehyde dehydrogenase family protein, with the protein MTSATSDRILARARAAQPAWAALTVSRRCAILGNLRHEIALQCESIADTIARETSKPLLDALSGDVFVTLEHLRYYESYAARILRPRRIGKSFFLFHGARFETSFEPHGVAMIFGPSNYPLQLSVIPLITALAAGNAVVLKCSERTPKTATVIARLCAKANLPVNLVQVLYDGPKQSAALIDARPDFIFFTGSSRHGQQVAERAAKHLIPTVLELGGKDASLVFADCHLDRAVEGITYGAFSNAGRVCVAVKRVYVEASIHDEFLARLKHRISMLRVNTDPDADFFPLTEDAQSDVRAQVEDALSCGATLHWPQDRATAAYEPTLLTDVPAEARILTEESFGPVLCVASFRDEAKAIALANASPFALSSSIWTHNQARARRVAAQLSAGSCSINDVIRNIANPHAAFGGNRLSGYGRYHGPEGLRSFSRMRTIMVASDRRTREINWFPFNSRTRHQLASLIRFRHGATGLLGRLSHLLLPLLVSAVLPLTLAAQSKTETHLTIDVHLTQQAQGELAYLVFASPSGFPDDRDKALRHGFLPIPSNAQHLRIDTDLPPGIYAVTVYEDLNSNHKLDHNLIGLPREPVGVSNNPPARFGPPHFDECSFHLGDTAQTITITLVHAS; encoded by the coding sequence ATGACCTCTGCTACCTCAGATCGGATTCTTGCCCGAGCCCGTGCTGCGCAACCCGCGTGGGCCGCACTGACGGTCTCACGCCGGTGCGCCATTCTGGGAAACTTGCGCCACGAGATCGCCCTTCAGTGCGAATCAATCGCCGATACCATCGCGCGCGAGACTTCGAAACCACTGCTGGACGCTCTCTCCGGCGACGTGTTCGTCACTCTGGAGCATCTTCGCTACTACGAGTCCTATGCCGCGCGTATATTGCGTCCGCGCCGCATCGGTAAGTCGTTTTTCTTGTTTCATGGTGCTCGCTTCGAGACATCCTTCGAGCCGCATGGTGTGGCCATGATATTCGGCCCGTCGAATTATCCTCTCCAGCTATCGGTAATTCCTCTCATCACTGCGCTCGCTGCGGGCAATGCAGTGGTGCTCAAGTGTTCCGAGCGCACACCCAAAACAGCAACTGTGATCGCGAGGCTCTGCGCAAAGGCGAATCTTCCAGTCAACCTTGTGCAGGTGTTATACGACGGCCCTAAACAATCCGCAGCCCTCATTGATGCTCGCCCTGACTTCATCTTCTTCACCGGAAGCAGCCGTCACGGGCAGCAGGTCGCAGAACGCGCTGCGAAGCACCTCATCCCCACGGTCCTTGAGCTGGGGGGAAAGGATGCAAGCCTCGTCTTTGCGGATTGCCATTTAGACCGAGCTGTTGAAGGGATCACTTACGGCGCCTTTTCCAATGCGGGACGCGTGTGCGTTGCAGTCAAACGTGTCTATGTTGAAGCGTCCATCCATGACGAGTTTCTTGCCCGCCTAAAGCATCGCATCTCGATGCTTCGCGTTAATACTGATCCAGACGCAGACTTCTTCCCGCTGACTGAGGATGCGCAATCTGATGTTCGTGCCCAGGTCGAAGACGCACTCTCCTGCGGAGCCACGCTGCACTGGCCGCAAGATCGTGCCACGGCCGCATATGAGCCGACGCTCCTCACTGACGTTCCCGCCGAGGCCCGCATCCTTACCGAAGAATCCTTCGGCCCCGTGCTCTGTGTGGCTTCTTTCCGAGACGAGGCCAAAGCCATTGCACTTGCTAACGCGAGCCCCTTCGCGCTCAGCAGCAGCATCTGGACTCACAATCAAGCGCGTGCCCGTCGCGTCGCTGCCCAGCTCTCTGCCGGAAGCTGCAGCATCAATGACGTCATCCGTAACATTGCAAATCCTCATGCTGCATTTGGTGGAAATCGTCTGAGCGGGTACGGCCGCTATCATGGCCCCGAAGGTCTGCGCTCTTTCTCGCGCATGAGGACCATCATGGTCGCCAGCGATCGCCGCACTCGCGAAATCAACTGGTTCCCATTCAATAGCCGCACTAGGCACCAACTTGCCAGCTTGATCAGATTCCGACACGGAGCGACCGGTCTCCTGGGACGCCTCAGCCACCTGCTCCTGCCTCTCCTGGTCAGTGCGGTACTTCCTCTCACCCTCGCTGCGCAGTCCAAAACGGAGACGCATCTCACCATTGACGTCCATCTCACGCAGCAGGCACAAGGCGAGTTAGCCTATCTCGTCTTTGCTTCACCCTCCGGATTTCCTGATGACCGCGATAAGGCACTCCGTCACGGATTTCTTCCCATCCCCTCTAACGCCCAGCATCTCCGCATTGATACCGATCTCCCACCGGGCATCTATGCTGTCACCGTTTACGAAGACCTCAACAGCAACCACAAGCTCGATCACAACCTCATCGGCCTCCCGCGCGAGCCGGTCGGCGTCTCGAACAACCCACCTGCGCGTTTTGGTCCTCCGCACTTCGATGAGTGTTCATTCCACCTTGGAGACACTGCTCAAACCATCACTATCACCTTGGTACACGCATCATGA